In a genomic window of Ipomoea triloba cultivar NCNSP0323 chromosome 3, ASM357664v1:
- the LOC116013146 gene encoding uncharacterized protein LOC116013146, whose translation MEFFQKAKKVRLRGRGDKHLIAADDEETVVQCRNGSAENAVWRVEVVEGKDVVRLKSCHGKYLTASCVPFIPGVTGKKVLQTVPDENEAASTEWEPIRDGFQVRLKTFQGNYLRPNRGLPPWRNSITHDPPNRNRTYEKALWDVEAVEEEEQAEKSGQEHRRTTSEDAFARTDDDSEFT comes from the coding sequence ATGGAATTCTTTCAAAAGGCGAAGAAGGTCCGTCTCCGGGGCCGGGGAGACAAGCACCTAATAGCCGCGGACGACGAAGAAACCGTGGTACAATGCCGGAATGGGTCCGCTGAAAACGCGGTTTGGAGGGTGGAAGTGGTGGAAGGGAAAGACGTGGTGCGCCTGAAGAGTTGTCACGGGAAATACCTGACGGCCTCTTGCGTTCCGTTTATTCCGGGAGTCACCGGGAAAAAGGTCCTCCAAACAGTGCCGGACGAAAACGAAGCAGCGTCAACGGAATGGGAGCCCATCAGGGATGGGTTCCAGGTGCGGTTAAAGACGTTCCAGGGAAATTATCTGCGCCCCAATCGCGGATTGCCGCCGTGGAGAAACTCGATCACCCATGATCCGCCAAACCGGAACCGGACGTATGAGAAGGCGCTGTGGGACGTGGAGGCGGTGGAGGAAGAGGAGCAGGCGGAGAAGAGTGGACAGGAACACCGGCGGACGACGTCGGAGGACGCGTTTGCCCGGACGGACGACGACTCGGAATTCACTTGA